From one Dermacentor andersoni chromosome 1, qqDerAnde1_hic_scaffold, whole genome shotgun sequence genomic stretch:
- the LOC126545543 gene encoding palmitoyltransferase ZDHHC16, whose translation MRQASPMDVFVRLTRYFRRVSERFRARVRHRLHYSRVVFNSLVYNEFADIYYAGDTCMEPLFWIVDHFTKAMGPIFVTTVTIVACTVIVIAYMIGIPYWWENNKCVLLVALVIGHWLLINIVFHYWMALTTNPGTPPEASLVPEVVSICKKCIAPKPPRTHHCSVCNRCILKMDHHCPWLNNCIGHFTHRYFFMFCSYVLIGIIYLMIFGYRIAYEEYFCTLPMPAVGLTSSKIQLGNLGMSINVTLQDTPGNATHPNTAKQDFMRKYYITFTVFICIGIFFALGALTMWHARLITHGETSIEAHINKTERIRLGKEGVIYRNPYDFGPRKNWRIFLGLTNGRTWRHLLLPSAHLPEGNGLTWTTIYSERW comes from the exons ATGAGGCAAGCTTCGCCAATGGATGTATTCGTCCGATTAACCCGTTACTTTCGTCGAGTATCTGAGCGCTTCAGGGCAAGAGTTCGTCATCGGTTGCACTACTCAAGAGTAGTTTTCAACTCTCTTGTCTACAATGAGTTTGCCGACATCTATTATGCGGGCGACACATGTATGGAGCCGCTGTTCTGGATCGTCGACCACTTCACAAAAGCCATGGGGCCG ATATTTGTCACCACGGTTACCATTGTGGCTTGCACTGTTATCGTGATCGCATACATGATTGGCATTCCCTACTGGTGGGAGAACAACAAGTGCGTCCTTCTCGTCGCCCTAGTCATTGGACATTGGCTCCTCATCAACATCGTCTTTCATTATTGGATGGCTCTCACGACTAATCCTGGCACACCTCCAGAG GCATCCCTGGTGCCAGAGGTGGTCTCAATATGCAAGAAGTGCATAGCACCCAAGCCGCCCCGCACTCACCATTGCAGTGTGTGCAATCGCTGTATTCTGAAAATGGATCATCACTGCC CTTGGTTGAACAACTGCATTGGCCACTTCACGCATCGCTATTTCTTTATGTTTTGCTCGTATGTGCTCATTGGCATCATATACCTGATGATCTTTGGCTATAGAATCGCTTATGAAGAGTACTTTTGCACCTTGCCAATGCCAGCTGTTGGTCTTACCAGCTCCAAGATTCAACTTGGCAACCTTGGCATGTCTATCAATGTGACACTACAGGATACACCTGGG AATGCTACTCACCCCAACACAGCAAAGCAGGACTTCATGAGGAAATACTACATCACATTCACGGTCTTCATCTGCATAGGAATATTTTTCGCCCTGGGAGCTCTTACCATGTGGCACGCCCGGCTCATCACGCATGGTGAAACTAGCATTGAGGCCCACATCAATAAGACGGAACGGATACGCCTTGGAAAAGAGGGTGTT ATCTACAGAAATCCATACGACTTTGGACCTCGAAAGAACTGGAGAATTTTTCTGGGACTTACCAATGGCCG GACGTGGAGACACCTTCTGCTACCATCAGCACACCTGCCAGAGGGCAATGGCCTCACTTGGACAACCATTTATAGCGAGAGGTGGTGA